The stretch of DNA AGCCAACTAGAAGAGGAGAAGTATTAGCACTTTTTGGTTTATCTTTAGGTACAAACTTTTTCAAAACAGGATTGAGTTTTATCGAAATTCTTCCAGGTATTGGTCCAGCAGTGGGAGCTTCTACTAATGCAGCAATACTTTATGTTTTAGGACAAACAACTTGTCGTTTTTATGAAGGAAAATCTCAAGCGATAGAAGTTCCAACTCAGACATTACAAACCGAAGTCAACGAAGATTGGCAAATTGCTATAGCTCAAGCAAAGATTATCGATCAAATTTTAGTCCACATGGTTAGAGCAAGTTATCCAAATCAAAATTGGTCAGAAATTTTACCAACTATCACAAAATTATTACCTTCTTCTGTAGACAATATTGCTGCCGAACTCAAAAATCCTGCATCTTTAGATTCTTTGTTAAATCAACTTGAACCAGATTTTGCACCCTTACTTCTCAATAGGTGTCAAACTTTGGCTCAACTAGATGGCACAATTACACCAGCAGAACAAGAAATCATTGATGCGATCGCTCATAAATTTGAGCTAAATTTAGCGGAAATTGAGCAAATTAATCTTCAATAAATCTAAAATTATCATGAGGTTTCAACAATCAAATAAAAGTATCGAAACTAAAAATCATAAAATCTTTAAACTATAACTAGTTATTTTCACTGGAACTTTAAGAGAACTTTAAATAAATAGAGCATAATAGACCGATAAATTCCTGGTTTTCACCAAGCAAAAATTAGTAAGTATAAGGAATATTATTATGGTCTTGAATTGCTTAAAAACAAGACAGATTTTATTATGTTTAACTTCTACTGCGATCGGTAGTTTTACAGTTAATGTTTTACCTAGTTATGCCGTAACTTTTAGTTCAGAAAGTTTTATTAATAGTTTTGGTTTTTCCACAACACCTACAGCAGTTGCAACTAATGCCGAAACCAATACTTTTTCTTTGGCTGGAGTTAATTCTGCAATTGAGGCAGAAGCATTTGCTAATTCTATTTTTTTTACTCCAACTAACTTTTTACTACAATGTATTCCTGGTAGTAGTCTAGTACCAACCCCTTCTGCTTGTAACAATTCTGGAGCTA from Stanieria cyanosphaera PCC 7437 encodes:
- a CDS encoding YcjF family protein — protein: MSNQNTEQPIDIFFKIATETTKTIINITNGAIAVTTSEIQKLLERTTTQTGLTLKAIAQNPLLRFIDKIFGLNWLLTFLGEVDTTKIRTKVEQLQAKHPQETNNQIAHRLIVAKSWQAGRLGILTNIIPPIAAALLGIELIATAKLQAEMVYEIAAAYGLDLEEPTRRGEVLALFGLSLGTNFFKTGLSFIEILPGIGPAVGASTNAAILYVLGQTTCRFYEGKSQAIEVPTQTLQTEVNEDWQIAIAQAKIIDQILVHMVRASYPNQNWSEILPTITKLLPSSVDNIAAELKNPASLDSLLNQLEPDFAPLLLNRCQTLAQLDGTITPAEQEIIDAIAHKFELNLAEIEQINLQ